From a single Solanum dulcamara chromosome 4, daSolDulc1.2, whole genome shotgun sequence genomic region:
- the LOC129885005 gene encoding uncharacterized protein LOC129885005, which yields MCVVSDRNESIIKSVSMVFPNVPHFACIWHIWKNVCTKYRRSKAVLSDIFYSMAKAYRKDEVDKLMAKVERIDQRVAQYLKNAGYEKWSRVHATVNRGRMMTSNIAECINGCLVEARELPIIDFLEQTRMLFGSWNCKNREIASYTKHTLGRKFEDILVSNTIKCSRMKVVTSSEYLYSVYELGIRYIVCLERKTCTCGRFQLDEIPCPHAIAVLKSKNITDLHPYCSDYYKPEALANTYELPMVPMPDKKDWTAPKEILEEIVLPPIYKRMPGRPKKGRKKFANEKITSSTNSCGRCGHEGHNRKTCNFIPK from the exons atgtgtgttgtatcagataggaacgaaagcataatcaagagtgtaagcatggtatttcccaatgttcctcattttgcatgcatatggcatatatggaaaaatgtGTGTACTAAATACAGAAGGAGCAAAGCTGTACTAAGTGACATCTTCTATTCAATGGCCAAGGCATACCGAAAAGATGAAGTCGATAAATTAATGGCCAAAGTTGAAAGAATCGATCAACGGGTggcacaatatttaaaaaatgcaggatacgaaaagtggtcaagggttcatgccactgtcaacaggggtagaatgatgacttctaacatcgcagaatgtatcaatggatgtcttgttgaagcacgagagctgcctataattgactttttggagcaaacgagaatgttatttggttcttggaactgcaaaaatagagaaatagcatcttatacaaaacatactttgggtagaaaattcgaagatatcctAGTTTCAAACACGATcaagtgttcgagaatgaag GTTGTTACTTCATCAGAGTATCTTTATTCTGTTTACGAAttaggtataagatacattgtgtgtctagagagaaaaacatgcacTTGTGGTAGAtttcaactagacgagataccatgtccacatgcaattgcagtgttgaagagcaagaacattactGACCTGCACCCATATTGTTCTGATTACTACAAACCAGAGGCGttggcaaatacttatgaattaccaatggttccaatgccagataagaaagactGGACTGCTCCgaaggaaattttggaagaaattgTGTTGCCTCCAATATACAAAAGGATGCcaggaagaccaaagaaaggaagaaaaaagttCGCTAATGAGAAAATAACAAGTAGCACAAATTCTTGTGGACGTTGTGGCCACGAAGGCCACAAcagaaagacttgtaatttcattcctAAATAG